From Marinobacterium sp. LSUCC0821, a single genomic window includes:
- a CDS encoding tripartite tricarboxylate transporter TctB family protein, producing MLHSQHATVKPGEVLFGFLLVAFSLFLFWQSYEIAGFSALSSPGSFPLAASALMVISSCIVAVQNLKLPKQEGAFFSVDIMPKIVAVTLAILLIFSVVLETVGFILTAFVFLVASIRYLHRSSWQRTLLLSTMILVIIYVVFRLIFQVVLPEGIVPEREIMAWFEDLFKSGGTN from the coding sequence ATGCTTCACTCTCAACACGCAACTGTAAAACCAGGCGAAGTTCTATTCGGCTTCCTACTGGTGGCATTCAGCCTCTTCCTGTTTTGGCAGTCTTACGAAATAGCGGGTTTTTCTGCGCTAAGTTCTCCAGGCTCATTTCCGCTAGCAGCTTCAGCACTCATGGTGATTAGCTCATGCATCGTGGCGGTTCAAAACCTTAAACTACCAAAACAAGAGGGTGCTTTTTTCTCAGTCGACATCATGCCTAAGATTGTCGCTGTTACCCTTGCGATTCTGTTGATCTTCTCAGTGGTGCTTGAAACTGTTGGTTTTATTCTAACGGCATTTGTTTTCTTGGTAGCCTCTATTCGTTACCTACATCGCTCTTCTTGGCAACGTACTTTGCTGCTCTCTACTATGATTCTTGTGATTATCTATGTTGTATTCCGCCTTATCTTCCAGGTTGTGCTTCCTGAAGGAATAGTGCCGGAGCGTGAGATTATGGCGTGGTTTGAGGATCTCTTTAAATCAGGAGGCACCAACTAA
- a CDS encoding tripartite tricarboxylate transporter permease: MEAISNFLITWTSIDLLALTALGTFLGIYIGAIPGLSVTMAVSILISFTFSWEVYNALALMVGVFMGGVYGGSRTAILLNIPGAPSAIATALDGFPMAQKGEAGRAIGLSTVMSVVGGFVGIIILSIAAPNISEFALTFQPRDYMMLGIMGILLVGSLSGESLTKGIFAGAFGMLIGTVGLDPLTAEERFTFGVVELWNGINPVAVMIGMFGLSEALMQLHHLDKQAIKQKLDKIIPSWGDVKKYLPLSLQTSTIGTIIGALPGTGGDIAALISYDYAKRTTKKPEVSFGQGAKEGLIAPESANNAAVGGAYIPMLTLGIPGDAVTAVFIGALFIHGLNPGPLLLIERPEMFWMTVGNLTLANIFVLIFGLTGIKIFSKIVECPKGLLIPMIFMLSIVGAYAINTSIADVWWMIAFGVLGYFMKLYGFQVGPVILGVILARLVDENWRRAIISERESLPDFFANLFASPLSVALFTIIVLAVVTQTPLMKLIKRKG, translated from the coding sequence ATGGAAGCTATTAGTAACTTTTTAATTACATGGACCTCGATTGATCTTCTAGCGCTAACAGCTCTTGGAACATTCTTGGGTATATATATCGGTGCGATTCCTGGTCTATCAGTAACGATGGCCGTCTCAATCCTGATCTCATTTACCTTCTCTTGGGAGGTTTACAATGCACTAGCATTGATGGTGGGTGTCTTCATGGGTGGTGTTTACGGTGGTTCGCGTACAGCGATTCTGCTGAACATCCCTGGTGCTCCATCGGCAATCGCGACAGCGCTTGATGGTTTCCCAATGGCGCAAAAGGGTGAGGCAGGACGTGCTATCGGTCTCTCTACAGTGATGTCTGTAGTGGGTGGTTTTGTTGGGATTATTATTCTTTCAATTGCTGCGCCTAATATCAGTGAATTCGCACTAACCTTCCAGCCGCGTGATTACATGATGCTCGGTATCATGGGTATCCTCTTGGTAGGTTCGCTTTCTGGTGAGAGTTTGACCAAGGGTATCTTTGCCGGTGCATTTGGTATGTTGATTGGTACAGTTGGTCTTGACCCGCTAACAGCAGAAGAGCGCTTTACATTTGGCGTTGTCGAGCTGTGGAACGGGATCAATCCAGTGGCTGTCATGATCGGTATGTTTGGTCTCTCTGAAGCGCTGATGCAGCTTCATCATCTTGATAAACAGGCCATTAAACAGAAGTTAGATAAGATCATCCCTAGCTGGGGCGATGTGAAAAAATATCTGCCACTGAGTCTGCAAACTTCAACCATTGGTACCATTATCGGTGCACTTCCAGGTACGGGTGGTGATATCGCAGCCTTGATCTCTTACGACTACGCAAAACGCACGACGAAAAAACCGGAGGTGTCATTTGGTCAGGGTGCTAAAGAGGGTTTGATTGCTCCAGAGTCGGCTAATAATGCAGCTGTAGGTGGCGCCTATATTCCAATGCTAACCCTTGGTATCCCAGGTGATGCTGTAACAGCGGTATTTATTGGTGCGTTGTTCATTCATGGTTTGAACCCTGGTCCGTTGCTTCTGATCGAACGCCCAGAGATGTTCTGGATGACCGTAGGTAACCTGACTCTAGCTAATATCTTTGTTCTGATTTTTGGTCTGACGGGTATCAAAATCTTCTCTAAGATTGTTGAGTGTCCAAAAGGACTTCTCATCCCAATGATCTTTATGCTTTCGATTGTCGGTGCTTATGCTATTAACACCTCGATCGCGGATGTTTGGTGGATGATCGCCTTTGGTGTGCTTGGATATTTCATGAAGCTTTATGGCTTCCAAGTAGGCCCAGTAATTTTGGGTGTCATCTTGGCTCGTCTAGTTGACGAGAACTGGCGCCGTGCGATTATTTCGGAGCGTGAATCGCTTCCAGATTTCTTTGCCAATCTGTTTGCAAGTCCGCTTTCGGTTGCTCTCTTCACGATAATCGTACTTGCGGTTGTGACTCAGACCCCGCTAATGAAGCTGATCAAACGTAAAGGCTAA
- a CDS encoding shikimate dehydrogenase, with product MTIKIGLIGHAISQSQSPALHEMLGEIYGFDVKYDLIEPEHNTLECFQETVDRMRSEGYVATNVTFPFKQLATHVVTNGDQAVEMVGSTNTMRIGQESIDATNTDFSGFVKGYQSRRGDRPAGDVLMLGAGGVGRAVAFGLTKLNAKKIYVYDLSAAGAESLVEALVAVGADAEAILADEIPTIAKQVDGLVNCTPIGHLKSPGNPLDPSLFGGQKWAFDAVYVPLDTEFLKASHAAGLDLVSGFDLFFYQGIDAFQFFVNSKVDPSEARTRFVEKFKVSSDLLDLA from the coding sequence ATGACGATTAAGATTGGATTGATTGGACATGCAATCAGTCAGTCACAGTCCCCTGCGCTGCATGAGATGCTGGGTGAGATCTATGGTTTTGACGTGAAGTATGATCTGATCGAGCCAGAGCATAATACGCTTGAGTGCTTTCAGGAGACCGTCGATCGAATGAGATCAGAAGGGTACGTAGCAACCAATGTGACTTTTCCCTTTAAGCAGTTAGCAACGCATGTCGTTACGAATGGTGATCAGGCTGTTGAGATGGTGGGTTCTACAAATACAATGCGTATTGGGCAAGAATCGATTGATGCCACCAACACTGACTTTAGTGGCTTTGTAAAAGGCTATCAGAGCCGCCGTGGTGATAGACCAGCCGGTGACGTGCTGATGCTAGGAGCCGGAGGTGTAGGGCGTGCAGTGGCTTTTGGTTTAACGAAGCTCAATGCAAAAAAAATCTACGTCTACGACCTTAGTGCTGCAGGAGCTGAATCGCTCGTTGAAGCATTAGTTGCTGTAGGTGCAGATGCAGAGGCGATTCTAGCGGATGAGATCCCAACGATTGCTAAGCAGGTTGATGGTCTTGTGAACTGTACCCCTATAGGGCACCTTAAATCGCCAGGTAATCCATTAGATCCTTCGCTTTTCGGCGGACAGAAGTGGGCATTCGATGCCGTATATGTGCCACTGGATACTGAGTTTCTGAAAGCTTCTCATGCTGCAGGCCTTGATTTGGTTTCAGGCTTTGATCTCTTTTTCTATCAAGGAATCGATGCATTTCAGTTCTTTGTTAACAGTAAGGTCGATCCTAGTGAGGCGCGAACTCGGTTTGTTGAGAAGTTTAAAGTGAGCAGTGATCTTTTAGATCTAGCGTGA
- a CDS encoding bifunctional sugar phosphate isomerase/epimerase/4-hydroxyphenylpyruvate dioxygenase family protein, which translates to MKTAIATVTLSGSLPKKLEAAADAGFDAVELFDNDLIQFSGTPRDVKEIADDLGLKILALQPFRDLEGMPEELKRQKFYHMQRRFEMMHELGTERILCCSNVSPYAVADKERCAADLYEAAELAHKEGFIMGYEALSWGRYVADYEDAWDLVKRANHPALGINLDTFHMFSRGNTLDCLRDEITVDKIALVQVADAPIIPTSDLMHWSRHYRCFPGQGDMPVAEFMKVLCDKNFDDYISHEIFNDEFRSSSAEQRAVDGMRSLIWLDKTCKDVKPTADITDIEFVEFAIEGEQGEALVETLNSLGFNETHKHVSKNVSLMQMGDINLVLNREPTSQAHQHYQVHGASVCAFALTTSSVKESLSQADEYRIKRFKNATGPGELNIPALRGVGDGLVYLVERHKKFRFYDVDFDAIEGAQPGDAGLIRIDHMAQSVANTDFLSASFFYKSVFNFDIAPVQDLPDIYGLVTSRVASSQNGRVKIPLNMTEAKQASPERFIQRTHGAGVQQIAFECEDIIKAAAKLSQDKVLPIPDNYYREIEGKFQIEPQLLEKMKSLNVLYDRNEDGEFFHFYTREVQGAFFEVVQRVGNYAGFGEPNAHVRFAAQAAIREMEATLALN; encoded by the coding sequence ATGAAAACAGCAATCGCAACGGTAACACTCTCGGGCAGCTTGCCTAAGAAGTTAGAAGCAGCCGCAGATGCCGGTTTTGATGCTGTAGAGCTGTTTGATAATGATTTGATTCAGTTTTCGGGAACGCCGCGAGATGTTAAAGAGATTGCGGATGACCTAGGTCTTAAGATTTTAGCGCTTCAGCCTTTCCGTGACCTGGAGGGGATGCCAGAAGAGCTTAAACGTCAGAAGTTTTACCACATGCAGCGCCGTTTTGAGATGATGCATGAGTTAGGTACCGAACGTATCCTTTGTTGTTCTAACGTTTCCCCTTACGCAGTTGCTGATAAAGAGCGTTGTGCTGCGGACCTTTATGAAGCTGCAGAACTGGCGCATAAAGAGGGCTTCATTATGGGTTATGAAGCGCTATCTTGGGGACGTTACGTGGCTGATTATGAGGATGCTTGGGATCTTGTTAAACGTGCTAACCATCCTGCGCTTGGTATCAACCTAGACACGTTCCACATGTTCTCACGTGGCAATACACTCGATTGTCTTCGAGATGAGATAACCGTTGATAAGATCGCGTTAGTGCAGGTTGCAGATGCGCCAATTATTCCAACATCCGATCTAATGCACTGGAGCCGTCACTACCGCTGTTTCCCAGGGCAGGGTGATATGCCGGTTGCTGAGTTTATGAAGGTTCTGTGTGATAAGAACTTTGATGACTACATTTCTCATGAGATCTTCAATGATGAGTTCCGCTCTTCGTCTGCTGAACAGCGTGCCGTTGACGGTATGCGTTCACTTATTTGGTTAGATAAGACCTGCAAAGATGTAAAACCTACTGCAGATATCACTGATATTGAATTTGTAGAGTTTGCGATTGAGGGTGAGCAGGGTGAGGCGCTAGTTGAAACGCTCAACTCACTTGGATTCAATGAGACTCATAAACACGTTTCGAAAAATGTCAGCCTGATGCAGATGGGTGACATTAACCTTGTATTAAACCGCGAACCGACAAGTCAGGCGCACCAGCACTACCAGGTTCATGGTGCATCGGTATGTGCATTCGCTTTGACCACTTCAAGTGTGAAAGAGTCCCTCAGCCAGGCTGATGAGTACCGAATCAAGCGCTTTAAAAATGCTACGGGTCCTGGCGAGCTAAATATTCCTGCGTTGCGAGGCGTAGGGGATGGTTTGGTCTACCTTGTTGAACGTCATAAGAAGTTTCGTTTCTATGATGTCGACTTTGATGCAATTGAAGGCGCGCAGCCTGGTGATGCAGGACTTATCCGTATCGACCACATGGCGCAGTCAGTGGCTAATACAGACTTCCTGTCGGCCTCTTTCTTCTATAAATCGGTATTTAACTTTGATATTGCACCGGTGCAGGATCTTCCAGATATCTACGGATTGGTGACCAGTCGAGTGGCTTCTAGCCAAAATGGCCGAGTGAAGATTCCGCTTAATATGACAGAGGCTAAACAGGCGTCACCAGAGCGCTTCATTCAGCGTACCCATGGAGCAGGTGTTCAGCAGATCGCATTTGAGTGTGAAGACATCATCAAAGCGGCCGCTAAGCTGAGTCAGGATAAGGTTCTGCCAATTCCTGATAACTACTACCGTGAGATTGAAGGTAAGTTCCAGATTGAGCCGCAGCTTCTCGAGAAGATGAAATCACTTAACGTGCTCTATGATCGCAATGAAGATGGTGAGTTCTTCCACTTCTATACGCGCGAAGTACAGGGTGCATTCTTCGAGGTTGTGCAGCGTGTGGGGAACTATGCAGGTTTTGGTGAACCGAATGCCCACGTCCGTTTTGCTGCGCAGGCTGCGATTCGTGAGATGGAAGCAACGCTAGCGCTTAACTAA
- a CDS encoding ROK family transcriptional regulator: protein MRLSSVTQQVSGSNQVGVRQYNERVILSLIRENGALTKAEIAKATNLTPQTAASIINRLCAQDLLIAGTKRRGGVGQPSTPYSLNPDGAYSIGIKIGRASTDILFMDFTGQVRTQFTHEYDFPTPNEVFTKIQESIFKLTDTLSPLQLERCTGIGVAAPFALDGWSDELVEARNALRDWAKVDILHEVRKRTRFDVSLINDATAACLAEITFGNPQAWSNIIYIYVGTFIGGGVVMNGQIWNGSHSNAGAIGSLPTVNRKQLIHKASLHQLDKTLKEHNLSANFANLSASMGEEAWNHFTAWADSAAKYIADAVAAGTALLDPDGIIIDGRIPKVATNYLVSAVNAATSETNWEGLEKPSILAGHLGFEARAKGGALLPIYSNFGLDNQAFLKAAG from the coding sequence ATGCGTCTTAGCTCAGTCACTCAGCAAGTATCTGGCTCCAACCAAGTTGGGGTTCGCCAGTACAACGAGCGGGTCATTCTCTCGTTAATTCGGGAGAATGGTGCGTTGACCAAAGCCGAGATAGCTAAGGCGACCAATCTAACACCACAGACTGCAGCATCAATCATCAACCGACTCTGCGCTCAGGATCTTCTAATCGCGGGAACAAAACGTCGTGGTGGCGTGGGTCAACCCTCAACGCCATACAGCCTCAATCCTGATGGTGCTTACAGTATTGGTATCAAGATCGGTCGTGCATCAACCGATATCCTCTTTATGGACTTCACGGGGCAAGTACGTACTCAATTCACTCACGAGTATGATTTCCCAACTCCCAACGAAGTGTTTACCAAGATCCAAGAGAGCATCTTCAAGCTTACAGATACACTCAGTCCGCTTCAGCTTGAGCGATGCACAGGAATCGGTGTTGCAGCGCCATTTGCTTTAGATGGCTGGAGTGACGAGCTAGTTGAAGCACGCAATGCACTGCGCGACTGGGCAAAGGTCGATATCCTTCACGAAGTTCGTAAACGCACACGTTTTGATGTCAGTCTCATCAACGATGCAACCGCAGCCTGCCTTGCGGAAATCACCTTCGGCAACCCACAAGCGTGGTCAAACATCATCTACATATATGTCGGCACATTTATTGGTGGCGGCGTAGTGATGAACGGTCAGATTTGGAATGGCAGCCACTCAAACGCAGGGGCGATTGGTTCACTTCCAACGGTGAATCGTAAGCAGTTGATCCACAAAGCTTCACTCCATCAGCTTGATAAAACGCTGAAAGAGCACAATCTAAGCGCTAACTTTGCCAACCTATCGGCATCGATGGGTGAAGAGGCGTGGAATCATTTCACAGCCTGGGCAGATAGCGCTGCAAAATACATTGCCGACGCTGTTGCAGCTGGCACAGCGCTATTAGATCCGGATGGCATCATCATTGATGGTCGCATACCTAAGGTGGCGACTAACTATCTAGTTTCAGCAGTTAACGCTGCGACCAGCGAAACTAACTGGGAAGGTTTGGAGAAACCAAGCATCCTTGCCGGTCATTTAGGATTTGAAGCGCGCGCCAAAGGCGGTGCACTCCTTCCAATCTACTCAAACTTCGGCTTGGATAACCAAGCCTTCCTTAAAGCGGCAGGTTAA
- a CDS encoding ATP-binding cassette domain-containing protein, producing the protein MSHPVLEIRGLTKHYGGVHALNDADFDLAPGEHVAIVGDNGAGKSTFVRNLTGVEQRTAGSIKFYGEEIDFASPLEARDAGIETVYQNLALADELDVPANIFLGREKTKFNLGPLSWLDKKAMRRESEAMLEKTGVKIPDLSQSLRGMSGGQRQCVAISRAAAWGEKLIIMDEPTAALGIQETTRVENIIRGLKEQGIPMILISHNLRQVFNLVDRIVVFRQGRIVGTRVAKETNGNEIVSLITGAADQGVHENASYI; encoded by the coding sequence ATGTCTCATCCAGTACTAGAAATTCGCGGTTTAACTAAGCATTACGGCGGTGTACACGCTCTAAATGATGCGGATTTCGACCTAGCTCCAGGTGAGCACGTAGCAATCGTTGGCGACAACGGTGCAGGTAAGTCAACCTTCGTTCGTAACCTAACTGGTGTTGAACAGCGCACTGCAGGCTCTATCAAGTTTTACGGTGAAGAGATCGACTTTGCTTCGCCATTAGAAGCACGTGACGCAGGTATTGAAACTGTTTACCAGAACCTAGCACTTGCAGATGAACTTGATGTACCAGCAAACATCTTCCTAGGCCGTGAGAAAACCAAATTCAACTTGGGTCCACTGAGCTGGCTAGACAAAAAGGCGATGCGTCGCGAGTCTGAAGCGATGCTTGAGAAGACTGGCGTAAAAATTCCAGACCTCTCTCAGTCACTTCGTGGCATGTCAGGCGGTCAGCGCCAGTGTGTTGCGATAAGCCGTGCAGCAGCTTGGGGCGAAAAGCTTATCATCATGGATGAGCCAACAGCTGCACTCGGTATTCAAGAGACTACACGCGTAGAGAACATCATTCGCGGCCTGAAAGAACAGGGCATTCCGATGATTCTTATCAGCCACAACCTTCGCCAGGTATTTAACCTTGTCGATCGTATTGTGGTATTCCGTCAAGGTCGCATCGTGGGTACACGTGTTGCTAAAGAGACCAATGGTAACGAAATCGTTTCATTGATCACGGGTGCAGCAGACCAGGGCGTGCACGAAAACGCGAGCTACATCTAA
- a CDS encoding sugar ABC transporter substrate-binding protein: MKLKKMLGVMVAGAMLSGAAYADSIGYITKSATNAGWMMINQGAADAAKDAGVDLVTVGPAFQGDLSSQLEVFENLVAQGVKAIGIAPVDSSGVAPAVKDAMGAGIPVVAIDTGVSGADVTSFVATDNYAVAKVQGAVAATLINDGDAIIYVTGNQAQSTGQERRNGFIEAFKTARPNSEILEVPTEWNSQQAQEGVEAILNSRSDIKMVANAWDGGTMGAKAAMENLGLSAGDIKLVGFDGATDAIEAMDKGWVHADTAQMLYQMGYQGIKAAAAAAQGKAVSPRIDTGFFLVTPSTSGAYKNLVGIK; encoded by the coding sequence ATGAAATTGAAAAAAATGCTTGGTGTAATGGTTGCGGGTGCAATGCTTTCTGGCGCTGCATACGCGGACTCAATCGGTTACATCACTAAATCTGCTACCAACGCTGGTTGGATGATGATCAACCAGGGCGCAGCTGATGCTGCTAAAGACGCTGGTGTTGATCTAGTGACTGTTGGTCCTGCTTTCCAGGGCGACCTTTCTAGCCAGCTAGAAGTTTTTGAAAACCTTGTTGCACAGGGTGTTAAAGCGATCGGTATCGCACCAGTTGACTCTTCTGGTGTAGCTCCAGCAGTTAAAGATGCAATGGGCGCAGGTATCCCTGTAGTTGCAATCGATACTGGTGTATCTGGTGCTGACGTTACTTCATTCGTTGCTACTGACAACTACGCAGTTGCTAAAGTACAGGGTGCTGTTGCAGCTACTCTAATCAACGATGGCGACGCTATCATCTACGTTACTGGTAACCAGGCACAGTCTACTGGTCAGGAACGTCGTAACGGCTTCATCGAAGCATTCAAAACTGCACGCCCTAACTCTGAAATCCTAGAAGTACCAACTGAGTGGAACTCTCAGCAGGCTCAGGAAGGCGTAGAAGCTATCCTTAACTCACGTAGCGACATCAAAATGGTTGCTAACGCATGGGACGGCGGCACCATGGGTGCTAAAGCTGCAATGGAAAACCTAGGTCTTTCAGCTGGTGATATCAAACTAGTTGGTTTTGACGGTGCAACTGACGCTATCGAAGCTATGGACAAAGGTTGGGTACACGCTGATACAGCACAGATGCTTTACCAGATGGGTTACCAGGGTATCAAAGCAGCTGCTGCAGCAGCACAGGGTAAAGCAGTATCTCCACGTATCGATACTGGCTTCTTCCTAGTAACACCATCTACTTCTGGTGCTTACAAAAACCTAGTTGGTATCAAGTAA